From the genome of Desertifilum tharense IPPAS B-1220:
AGATTTGCCCGAACTTGAATTATATCGAGGTCAGGTGGGAACTATTGTTGAAGTGTACGAACCGGGAGTTTTTGAAGTTGAATTTAGCGATTTGCATGGTCGCGCTTATGCAATAGAGACTTTAAACGCTAACCAATTGATGGTTTTACATCATTACAAGTTGACAGAGGAAATATTGGTTAAAGCTTGAGACGATCGCTTCT
Proteins encoded in this window:
- a CDS encoding DUF4926 domain-containing protein, with product MKLLDGVALLVDLPELELYRGQVGTIVEVYEPGVFEVEFSDLHGRAYAIETLNANQLMVLHHYKLTEEILVKA